In Ignisphaera sp., one DNA window encodes the following:
- a CDS encoding HypC/HybG/HupF family hydrogenase formation chaperone, with amino-acid sequence MCWGTPAVVVYVDEESMTAKVDFGDGMLRDVVIGVASERISRGDIVLVHAGVIISKLSAEGVLEHIAFLREVLGEEFSESYVEIYRNIVRLAEELKK; translated from the coding sequence ATGTGTTGGGGAACACCAGCAGTTGTTGTTTATGTAGATGAAGAATCTATGACAGCTAAAGTGGATTTTGGTGATGGTATGTTGAGGGACGTGGTTATAGGTGTAGCTAGTGAGAGGATCAGTAGAGGGGATATAGTTCTAGTTCATGCTGGTGTAATTATATCGAAGCTTAGTGCTGAAGGTGTTTTAGAGCATATAGCTTTCCTTAGGGAAGTTCTAGGAGAGGAGTTTAGTGAATCGTATGTAGAGATATATAGGAATATAGTTAGATTAGCTGAAGAATTGAAGAAGTAG
- the hypE gene encoding hydrogenase expression/formation protein HypE, protein MDRITLAHGSGGVETFELLAKLLFKRIPENLKRVGEGFGIDVLDDGASIPLPNSKHLVISMDSYTVNPPFFPGGDIGALAACGSINDVVMMGGKPLAVMDSIVVEEGFPIEDLEKIVNSFTSILINEDVALIGGDFKVMPKGHLDRIVITTLAIGIADRVIVDRPRPGDKIVVSSYIGDHGATITLLQMGLRDKIEEFDKGVLKSDVKPLTRIVLPLLQKYGEYITAARDPTRGGLAGTLNEWVTRTGLVAIIDEKSIPIRDSVKRYTEMLGIDPLYLASEGVAVFSIHSSIAEEFIEHLRSLGAEEAKIIGEFKSSERYRGYVIAKTSIGGYRVIEPPRGEITPRIC, encoded by the coding sequence ATGGATAGAATTACACTAGCACATGGATCAGGTGGTGTAGAGACATTTGAATTATTAGCTAAGCTGTTATTTAAACGTATACCAGAGAACCTTAAGAGAGTTGGAGAAGGTTTCGGTATAGATGTTCTAGATGATGGAGCCTCTATACCTCTTCCGAACAGTAAACATCTAGTAATATCTATGGACTCCTACACCGTAAACCCACCGTTCTTTCCTGGTGGAGATATAGGTGCTCTAGCAGCTTGTGGATCTATAAACGATGTGGTTATGATGGGTGGAAAACCTTTAGCTGTTATGGATTCTATTGTTGTTGAAGAGGGTTTTCCTATAGAAGATCTCGAGAAAATAGTAAATTCGTTTACATCTATACTCATCAACGAAGATGTCGCTCTAATTGGTGGAGACTTCAAGGTTATGCCCAAAGGGCATCTAGACAGAATCGTTATAACTACGCTAGCTATAGGTATAGCTGATAGAGTTATAGTGGATAGACCTAGACCAGGTGATAAAATAGTTGTAAGTAGCTATATAGGTGATCACGGTGCAACAATAACTCTTCTACAGATGGGTTTAAGAGATAAGATCGAGGAGTTCGATAAAGGTGTGCTGAAAAGCGATGTAAAACCCTTAACCAGAATAGTTCTTCCACTTCTCCAGAAATACGGAGAATACATCACAGCTGCTAGAGATCCAACAAGAGGTGGATTAGCAGGTACTCTAAACGAATGGGTAACTAGAACAGGTCTCGTAGCCATTATAGATGAGAAAAGCATACCTATTAGAGATAGTGTTAAAAGATATACAGAGATGTTGGGTATAGATCCCCTATATCTAGCAAGCGAAGGTGTAGCAGTCTTCTCCATACATTCATCTATAGCCGAAGAATTCATAGAACACCTAAGAAGTTTAGGAGCAGAAGAAGCAAAAATAATAGGTGAATTTAAATCAAGCGAAAGATACAGAGGATACGTAATTGCTAAAACATCTATAGGTGGATATAGAGTAATTGAACCACCAAGAGGAGAAATAACCCCAAGAATATGCTAA
- a CDS encoding NAD(P)/FAD-dependent oxidoreductase: MGYSGYLDIMVFFIPWIIYWSLSGLGYSYSIAVSFIISIVCALIQRRTIHFSDVFTVMYFGAASIATYALGMDLFISYSGFIGYLALAVMTIVSIAIGSPYTFKVSKVDWPESYWKEKVFVYVNNVLTFIWTLIFARSSALYLVFKHPYNTISSNILISLGIAVSIVLPIKLPEHIVRKRYVDPYKSFEWRVEPNRKDEYDVIVVGAGVGGLACGALLARKGYRVLVLEQHHQIGGYCSSFKRREFVFNTGVADISGLWNRGPTKILLDRLGLDKDELFVKNSVRYIYKSMSIDVEALDQFPRKLVEIFPEEKKNIERFFEDAEKAYMECYSDTHIYGAPLPPQLIARVFGVKKLVDYPKDHPHFYDWMNKTFKEILDEYFRDEDLKTLINSLVSYLGVDPHNVSAASALTACISYYLYGGYFPRKGAQNFVENLSKVIERYGGRVLTNHRVDKIVIENREARGVVARGRIYRSSIVVSNVNAKTTFLELVGRENLDKDFIDYVENLKMFPSCFMLFIGVDLDLSGYPILIKNLDEGYEVVINSNADSLLAPRGMNSITVMTSASYTDFPDRETKEYREKKIEKTREILQKIEKIIPGISNHIVVIDAATPKTFERYTSMPEGAIYAFDQSIHTHRPYFKTPIRGLYLVGASTFPGGGIEAAIISGTICANDISGWRLK; this comes from the coding sequence TTGGGTTATTCAGGTTATCTCGATATAATGGTGTTCTTCATACCATGGATAATCTACTGGAGTTTAAGTGGATTAGGGTACAGCTACAGTATTGCCGTCTCTTTCATTATCTCTATCGTCTGTGCCTTGATTCAGAGAAGAACTATCCATTTCTCGGATGTATTCACAGTAATGTATTTTGGTGCAGCTTCTATAGCTACATATGCACTTGGTATGGATCTCTTTATTAGCTATAGTGGTTTTATAGGATATCTAGCTCTAGCTGTAATGACTATAGTCTCTATAGCTATAGGCTCTCCCTATACGTTCAAGGTATCTAAAGTAGATTGGCCAGAGAGTTACTGGAAAGAAAAAGTTTTTGTATATGTTAATAATGTATTGACGTTTATATGGACATTAATTTTTGCGCGTAGTTCAGCTCTATACCTCGTGTTTAAGCATCCTTACAACACTATTTCATCAAACATATTGATTAGTTTAGGGATAGCAGTATCTATTGTTCTCCCAATCAAACTACCTGAACATATTGTTAGGAAGAGATATGTTGATCCATATAAATCATTTGAATGGAGGGTTGAGCCCAATAGGAAAGATGAGTATGATGTTATAGTTGTTGGTGCTGGTGTTGGTGGACTAGCATGTGGAGCTCTACTAGCTAGAAAAGGCTATAGAGTTCTTGTATTGGAACAACATCACCAGATTGGTGGCTACTGCTCCTCTTTTAAGAGAAGAGAATTTGTGTTCAATACAGGTGTTGCTGATATTAGTGGGCTTTGGAATAGAGGTCCAACCAAAATTCTTCTCGATAGACTTGGTTTAGATAAAGATGAACTGTTTGTAAAGAACAGTGTGAGATACATCTACAAAAGTATGTCGATAGATGTTGAAGCTCTAGATCAATTCCCTAGAAAACTTGTAGAGATTTTTCCAGAAGAGAAGAAAAATATAGAGAGATTTTTTGAAGATGCTGAGAAAGCCTATATGGAGTGCTACAGCGATACACATATCTATGGAGCACCACTACCACCACAACTTATAGCGAGAGTGTTCGGTGTTAAGAAGCTTGTAGATTATCCTAAAGATCATCCACATTTCTATGACTGGATGAATAAGACATTTAAAGAGATACTTGACGAGTATTTCAGAGATGAGGATCTGAAGACATTGATAAACTCGTTAGTATCTTACCTTGGTGTAGATCCCCATAACGTTTCTGCAGCAAGTGCTTTAACTGCATGTATATCCTATTATCTCTACGGAGGCTATTTCCCTAGGAAAGGTGCACAGAATTTTGTAGAGAATTTGAGTAAAGTTATCGAGAGATACGGTGGTAGAGTTTTAACAAACCATAGAGTAGACAAAATAGTGATTGAGAATAGAGAAGCGAGGGGTGTTGTAGCTAGAGGTAGGATCTATAGAAGCTCTATAGTTGTGTCAAATGTTAATGCTAAAACAACGTTTCTAGAACTCGTGGGTAGAGAGAATCTGGATAAAGATTTCATAGACTATGTAGAGAACCTAAAGATGTTTCCATCATGTTTCATGCTTTTTATAGGTGTAGACCTAGATCTATCAGGCTACCCCATACTCATAAAGAATCTAGATGAAGGATACGAAGTAGTGATAAACTCGAATGCCGATTCACTTCTCGCACCAAGAGGTATGAACAGTATAACTGTAATGACATCGGCTAGCTATACAGATTTTCCAGATAGAGAAACAAAAGAATACAGAGAGAAAAAGATAGAAAAAACCAGAGAAATTCTACAGAAGATCGAGAAAATTATTCCAGGAATATCCAACCACATAGTTGTTATAGATGCTGCTACACCTAAAACATTCGAAAGATACACATCAATGCCCGAAGGAGCTATATATGCATTCGATCAATCCATACATACACATAGACCATACTTCAAAACACCAATAAGAGGACTATACCTAGTAGGTGCATCAACATTCCCCGGCGGAGGAATAGAAGCAGCAATAATATCTGGCACCATATGCGCTAACGATATATCAGGATGGCGATTAAAATAG
- a CDS encoding small multi-drug export protein produces MVSIDSSTLIHYSLVFITSFLPIAEVRGGIPLALYYFYNDSSRLVGGIAVAIVANLLIAPFVLYILRYIDSFIRHSRIVPETVRKIYLWILKHSENRGRKIKRYDIPALATFVAIPFPVTGAWTGSLIAFLIGMDRKRALIAIEVGVLIASLIVLSICLLGLEVLKRIFFIS; encoded by the coding sequence ATGGTGTCTATAGATTCATCTACATTAATTCACTACAGCTTGGTATTTATAACATCATTTTTACCTATAGCTGAAGTTAGAGGAGGTATTCCGTTAGCATTATATTACTTTTATAACGATTCCTCTAGATTAGTAGGGGGTATAGCTGTAGCTATTGTAGCTAATCTTCTTATAGCGCCCTTCGTTCTCTATATACTCAGATACATAGATTCATTCATTAGACATTCACGTATTGTTCCAGAAACAGTTAGAAAGATCTATCTATGGATACTCAAGCATTCTGAGAATAGAGGTAGAAAGATTAAGAGATATGATATACCTGCACTTGCAACTTTTGTTGCTATACCTTTTCCAGTTACAGGTGCTTGGACTGGCTCATTGATAGCTTTCCTCATAGGTATGGATAGAAAACGTGCATTAATAGCTATAGAGGTAGGAGTATTAATAGCATCGTTAATAGTGTTATCGATATGTCTGCTAGGTCTAGAGGTACTGAAAAGAATATTCTTTATATCATAG
- the feoB gene encoding ferrous iron transport protein B, which translates to MLKHCGKCCGREMFDSECDIVVAVVGQPNVGKSTLFNVLTGGMERVGNFPGTTVEMNVGRKRYRGKSICFVDLPGIYSLKAVSIDEKIARDFIVFGYWDVVLVLVDLTSGVEGLYLAIQILQLTNRAVIALTKWDIVEKHMSIDIEKIGRLLQVPVVPISALKKIGIKELLDSIVNVVEHGKEMLQGLRIDYGLFEQYLNSITVSIASVLKDARINSRGLAILIAMGNTDICDKLGLSSLCSTLTDVERSISLSAVEYFANRIYEYIRENFSDTINITSIRSLEEGTIYRAIYRVFQNPFLGFVSTFMILFSAILLAFSINTGFPITLVFESIGMENIAEILETYTISGIIAQIFEYLKNTVYVNISPFNPAIANLLAYGVIEGVGVVVSFIPLILITLVILSIIEDSGLGPLMALSIHSFFARFGLSGRAIYPLFISLGCNVPGVISSRAALDNIERLEIIASSSFIPCQARLVVMIAIVGYLFPGNPVLQSLTVIGIYLGGIFLYLFTAKVFRRGLFKSSTPPELVLEIPRIIRKPNAKVVWWNSWVLTKHFIVRAGTVLILVITIVWFSINYGPRGYVEDPIHSYAFHIGRYIGNAIAPLYNLNEDASWKIGFTILTGFIAKENLLATLVVLTEAEEHYIALQSLNLSIPQGIALLVLFMYYIPCVATVSAIYSESKSLKFTVLVTTYIVITALMLSLIVYMIANIILH; encoded by the coding sequence GTGTTAAAGCATTGTGGAAAATGTTGTGGAAGAGAGATGTTTGATAGTGAATGCGATATAGTTGTGGCAGTTGTTGGTCAACCTAATGTGGGAAAATCTACGTTATTTAATGTTTTGACAGGAGGTATGGAGAGAGTTGGGAATTTTCCTGGTACAACTGTTGAGATGAATGTAGGTAGAAAGAGGTATAGAGGTAAATCTATATGTTTTGTTGATTTGCCAGGGATATACAGTTTGAAAGCTGTGTCTATTGATGAGAAGATTGCTAGAGACTTTATAGTCTTTGGTTATTGGGATGTGGTTCTAGTTCTAGTTGATTTGACGAGTGGTGTAGAGGGGCTGTATCTAGCTATACAAATTCTCCAGTTAACTAATAGAGCTGTTATTGCTTTAACTAAATGGGATATAGTTGAAAAACATATGTCTATCGATATAGAGAAGATAGGTAGACTTCTTCAAGTGCCTGTAGTACCTATATCAGCATTAAAGAAGATAGGTATTAAGGAACTTCTTGACAGTATAGTGAATGTTGTAGAGCATGGAAAAGAGATGTTGCAGGGATTGCGTATAGATTATGGTTTGTTTGAACAATACCTAAATAGTATAACTGTAAGCATTGCATCTGTTCTTAAGGATGCTAGGATCAATTCTAGAGGTTTAGCTATATTGATAGCTATGGGTAATACAGATATTTGTGATAAGCTTGGCTTAAGCTCTTTATGTTCTACTCTAACAGATGTAGAGAGATCTATTAGCTTAAGTGCTGTAGAATATTTTGCTAATAGAATCTATGAGTATATCAGAGAGAATTTCTCAGACACTATTAACATCACGAGCATTAGATCTCTTGAAGAAGGTACTATCTACAGAGCTATCTATAGAGTCTTTCAGAATCCTTTCCTAGGTTTTGTATCAACATTCATGATACTCTTTTCAGCAATACTTCTAGCCTTTTCTATAAACACAGGCTTCCCTATAACACTGGTTTTCGAGTCAATAGGTATGGAGAATATAGCTGAAATATTAGAGACATACACTATCTCTGGAATAATAGCACAGATTTTTGAGTATCTAAAGAACACAGTATATGTGAATATATCTCCATTTAATCCAGCTATAGCTAATCTGCTTGCTTATGGTGTTATCGAAGGTGTTGGTGTTGTAGTATCGTTTATACCATTGATATTGATAACATTAGTGATTCTGTCTATTATAGAGGATTCTGGGCTAGGGCCACTAATGGCGCTATCTATACATAGTTTCTTCGCTAGATTCGGTTTAAGTGGTAGAGCTATATATCCTCTATTCATTTCACTTGGATGCAATGTACCCGGCGTTATATCGTCTAGAGCAGCACTAGATAACATTGAAAGACTAGAGATCATTGCATCATCATCTTTTATACCATGTCAAGCAAGATTAGTGGTTATGATAGCTATAGTTGGTTATCTCTTTCCAGGAAACCCAGTTCTTCAATCACTAACAGTTATCGGTATATATCTCGGTGGAATCTTTCTATATCTATTCACAGCAAAAGTGTTTAGAAGAGGATTATTTAAGTCATCAACACCTCCAGAACTAGTTCTAGAGATACCTAGAATAATACGTAAACCGAATGCTAAAGTTGTTTGGTGGAATAGTTGGGTACTAACAAAACACTTTATCGTTAGAGCTGGAACAGTTCTTATACTGGTCATCACAATTGTATGGTTCTCAATAAATTACGGTCCTAGAGGATATGTAGAAGATCCAATACATAGTTATGCATTCCATATAGGTAGGTACATAGGGAACGCTATAGCACCTCTCTACAATTTAAACGAAGATGCGAGTTGGAAGATAGGATTCACCATATTGACAGGTTTTATAGCTAAAGAAAACCTACTAGCAACACTAGTTGTTTTAACAGAAGCTGAAGAACATTATATAGCTCTTCAATCACTCAATCTATCGATTCCACAAGGTATAGCATTACTCGTTTTATTCATGTACTATATACCATGTGTAGCAACAGTTAGTGCGATATATAGCGAAAGTAAGAGTCTAAAATTCACTGTACTTGTCACAACATATATCGTCATCACAGCACTAATGTTATCCCTAATAGTATACATGATTGCCAACATCATATTACATTAG
- a CDS encoding alpha/beta hydrolase translates to MIRVEDVVIDGRESKIPLRIYIPIERKTKGIVVYYHWGGFVSGGIGESDAECRFISSLCECTVVSVGYRLAPRYRFPAAVVDCFDALKWVYEHAEELGGDRDSICVMGVSAGGNLAAIVSILARDSGIKLKCQALVLPVIGFDIYSESARIYGEKGNPLDMDSIIDFTTKYLGDLKEAFNPLFTPILSNLSNLPPALVITAEKDALRDQGEMYAKRLRDFKVPVISIRLNGIGHMLDERYGKFVNIIVAAYLKEMLSQ, encoded by the coding sequence TTGATTAGGGTAGAGGATGTTGTTATTGATGGTAGAGAGTCTAAGATTCCTCTCAGAATATATATACCTATTGAGAGAAAAACCAAAGGTATTGTTGTATACTATCACTGGGGAGGTTTTGTTTCTGGAGGAATTGGGGAATCAGATGCTGAATGCAGGTTTATCAGTAGTCTCTGTGAATGTACTGTTGTTTCTGTTGGTTACAGACTTGCACCAAGATATAGATTTCCAGCAGCTGTTGTAGATTGTTTTGATGCACTTAAATGGGTTTATGAACATGCTGAAGAACTTGGTGGAGATAGAGACTCTATATGTGTCATGGGTGTTAGTGCTGGGGGCAATCTAGCTGCTATCGTAAGTATACTGGCTAGAGATAGCGGTATAAAGCTGAAGTGTCAAGCTCTAGTACTACCGGTTATAGGCTTCGACATCTATTCAGAATCAGCTAGAATCTATGGAGAGAAGGGGAATCCACTAGATATGGACTCTATAATAGACTTTACAACAAAATATCTAGGAGATCTAAAAGAAGCCTTCAATCCCCTCTTCACACCAATACTATCGAATTTAAGCAATCTACCACCAGCGCTAGTAATAACAGCTGAAAAAGATGCTTTACGAGATCAAGGAGAGATGTATGCAAAACGATTAAGAGACTTCAAGGTACCAGTAATATCGATAAGGCTCAACGGCATTGGGCATATGCTTGATGAAAGATATGGAAAATTTGTGAACATAATAGTTGCAGCATATCTAAAAGAAATGCTCTCTCAGTAG
- a CDS encoding molybdopterin-dependent oxidoreductase: MVVNVACPRDCYDTCRLKVYVENGRITKIAADDDRYTQGILCPRAAKDVERVYSSLRVLYPSVSIDGGVFKRIDWDDAIDVLVSRLMDVLEMYGPKHVLFLEYAGNRGILTRYASRRLWNYLGVTQTDRSICNYSGSKALKLVYGSTYGLFPDEIDRLNMAIVWGFNPAISAIHLWRKILKIMERSGYVVTLDVRSTETARQSNYFVKVKPGSDGYLALGLAKYLIDQGYVDKEFIDSYTYGYQEFVMHLEKYSLDVVESVTGVSKQKIIEIAEIMVNNKPFGIFIGYGIQRRYGGGEIVRAISILPALLGIHRGFYYSNTEGMSINIDAVEGIRHRFVDTVSMEKIGEELARGVYKFVYIHLHNPVATLPNASKVVEGLSRDDVFVVVHETHWSDTAKIADLVLPAPTFYEKLDLVFSYLHNNVYINQPAIEPLGESIAEYQLMCEIAKHVVPDKYQEVCLDPYRVFEIAIGRKNLEKLLAKGYIELEIKPREEYQTPTKRIELYSTVAEKLGLPPLPTPPEGDKCGEEEFVLITSAHPLYIHTQFEEVYGVNQNPLYISREDAEKLGLSEGDLVEIYNDRGSAVVRIHIDMGISRGIVWTSRQIYTIDGKRINVVLDDGVDRYGGATLNSTCIKIRKLAV; this comes from the coding sequence ATGGTTGTTAATGTAGCATGCCCTAGGGATTGCTATGATACATGTAGGCTTAAGGTATATGTCGAGAATGGTAGAATCACTAAGATTGCTGCTGATGACGATAGATATACACAGGGGATTCTATGCCCTAGAGCAGCAAAAGATGTTGAGAGAGTTTATTCATCATTAAGAGTTCTCTATCCCTCTGTTTCTATAGATGGAGGGGTTTTCAAGAGAATTGATTGGGATGACGCTATAGATGTTCTAGTATCTAGATTGATGGATGTGTTAGAAATGTATGGTCCTAAACATGTTCTTTTTCTAGAGTATGCTGGTAATAGAGGTATTCTAACTAGATATGCAAGTAGAAGACTATGGAATTACCTAGGCGTTACACAAACCGATCGCAGTATATGTAACTACAGCGGCTCTAAAGCTCTCAAATTAGTATATGGTTCAACATATGGATTGTTTCCTGATGAGATAGATAGACTAAATATGGCTATTGTTTGGGGTTTTAATCCAGCTATAAGCGCTATTCATCTATGGAGAAAAATCCTCAAGATTATGGAGAGAAGCGGGTACGTGGTAACACTAGATGTGAGATCTACAGAAACAGCTAGACAGAGTAATTATTTTGTGAAGGTAAAACCGGGAAGCGATGGTTATCTGGCTCTTGGATTAGCTAAATATCTTATTGATCAAGGGTATGTAGATAAAGAATTCATCGATAGTTACACATATGGATACCAAGAATTTGTGATGCATTTAGAGAAATATAGTCTAGATGTTGTAGAAAGTGTTACTGGTGTATCGAAGCAAAAGATAATTGAAATTGCTGAGATCATGGTTAACAATAAACCTTTTGGTATATTTATTGGATACGGTATTCAGAGGAGATATGGGGGTGGAGAAATAGTTCGAGCCATATCTATTCTACCAGCTTTACTAGGTATACATAGAGGATTCTACTACAGTAATACTGAAGGAATGTCTATTAATATTGATGCTGTTGAAGGGATCAGACATAGGTTTGTAGATACCGTGAGTATGGAGAAGATAGGTGAAGAACTTGCTAGAGGGGTATACAAGTTCGTGTATATACATCTACACAATCCAGTAGCTACACTACCCAATGCATCCAAGGTTGTTGAGGGACTTTCTAGAGATGATGTTTTTGTTGTTGTTCACGAGACCCATTGGAGTGATACAGCAAAAATAGCTGATCTAGTTCTTCCAGCACCAACATTCTATGAGAAACTTGATCTAGTATTCAGCTATCTACATAATAATGTCTATATCAATCAGCCTGCAATAGAGCCTCTAGGAGAATCTATAGCTGAATACCAGCTTATGTGTGAAATAGCGAAACATGTTGTACCTGATAAGTATCAAGAAGTATGTCTAGATCCATACAGAGTATTCGAGATAGCTATAGGGAGAAAGAACCTAGAGAAGCTACTAGCTAAAGGCTATATAGAACTAGAGATCAAACCTAGAGAAGAGTATCAGACACCGACAAAAAGGATAGAGCTGTATAGCACAGTAGCTGAAAAACTAGGGTTACCACCTCTACCAACACCACCAGAAGGAGATAAATGTGGTGAAGAAGAATTTGTGCTAATAACTTCTGCACATCCACTCTATATACATACACAATTTGAGGAAGTTTATGGTGTCAACCAGAATCCTCTATACATCAGTCGAGAAGATGCAGAAAAACTAGGGTTATCAGAAGGAGATCTAGTTGAAATCTATAATGATAGAGGATCTGCAGTAGTTAGGATACATATAGATATGGGAATAAGTAGAGGAATTGTATGGACTTCTAGACAGATATACACAATAGATGGTAAGAGGATAAACGTTGTCCTCGACGATGGTGTAGATAGATATGGTGGAGCTACTCTTAATTCAACATGTATTAAAATAAGGAAGCTAGCTGTATGA
- a CDS encoding radical SAM protein, which yields MVSVLQLMSVINVCYSPDNCIGCLSCLYSCPYQARRIFYKHTDTDFVKIYVDGVEYKVPRSITVAEALESYCGFRFENAGSRKPSISCRTGGCWSCALVIDGNLERTCITPVRNGMNIETSIDGLEPLRIVHGPSPHTVGGKATPWWEVDYVNYVEAAIWVAGCNLRCPQCQNYSTTYDNVSQPMTPKEAAVAVIYCHKIYNTKGIAISGGEPIINRRWLVEFFREVSRRVDPKVRRHLDSNGTVLVPDYIDELVEAGCNNIGIEPKCARVETYMKITGLDDRDLAKKYFETVWRAIEYIYERYSDKVYLGVGLVYNKDLVSLDEVAEAGRKIASIDKKIQVTVLDYFPTFRRRDIRRPSVTEMLNVKKILEEQALETVIVQTNVGHIGPKDHRRIEL from the coding sequence GTGGTTTCTGTACTACAGTTAATGTCTGTTATTAATGTCTGTTATTCTCCTGATAATTGTATTGGATGTCTCTCGTGTCTCTATTCATGTCCATATCAAGCTAGAAGAATCTTCTACAAACATACTGATACAGATTTTGTTAAGATATATGTGGATGGTGTTGAGTACAAGGTTCCAAGGAGTATTACTGTAGCTGAAGCTCTAGAGAGCTACTGTGGATTTAGGTTTGAAAATGCTGGCTCTAGGAAACCTTCAATAAGTTGTAGAACTGGTGGATGTTGGAGTTGTGCTCTAGTTATTGATGGAAATCTCGAGAGAACATGTATAACTCCTGTTAGAAATGGTATGAACATTGAAACCTCTATAGATGGTCTAGAACCTCTCAGAATAGTTCATGGACCTTCTCCACATACTGTTGGAGGCAAAGCTACACCTTGGTGGGAAGTAGATTACGTTAACTATGTTGAAGCTGCTATATGGGTTGCTGGATGTAACCTTAGATGTCCTCAGTGTCAGAACTACTCTACAACATACGATAATGTTTCTCAACCTATGACACCAAAAGAAGCTGCTGTAGCTGTTATTTATTGTCACAAGATCTACAACACTAAAGGTATTGCTATAAGTGGTGGTGAACCGATTATAAATAGGAGATGGCTTGTAGAGTTCTTCAGAGAGGTTAGCAGAAGAGTTGATCCAAAGGTTAGAAGACATCTCGATAGCAATGGAACTGTACTTGTTCCAGACTACATAGATGAACTTGTTGAAGCTGGATGCAATAACATAGGTATTGAGCCGAAGTGTGCAAGAGTTGAAACCTATATGAAGATAACCGGACTTGATGATAGAGATTTAGCTAAAAAGTATTTCGAGACAGTATGGAGAGCTATCGAATATATCTATGAGAGATATAGCGATAAGGTATATCTTGGTGTAGGATTGGTGTATAACAAGGATCTGGTGTCTCTAGATGAAGTTGCTGAAGCTGGAAGAAAGATAGCTTCTATAGATAAGAAGATACAGGTTACGGTACTAGATTATTTTCCGACATTTAGAAGAAGAGATATAAGGAGACCAAGTGTTACCGAAATGCTGAATGTTAAAAAGATTCTAGAGGAACAAGCACTTGAAACAGTTATTGTACAAACTAATGTAGGTCATATAGGACCTAAAGACCATAGGAGAATAGAGCTCTAA
- the alaXM gene encoding alanyl-tRNA editing protein AlaXM yields MVTELLYQKDSYIKEFTAIVQKVVDNALVLDRTAFNPRSGGLEHDTGILIKNGTTYRVVKVLIDKESGDVLHYLETPSHGIEVGDRVTGVIDWERRYKIMRMHTAAHILSAIMYRDYGALITGGNIDPEKAYDDYSLEEFKPEIFREAIDKANQIARNGLEVKIYWLKREEALKIPGIVKLASRMPPDVEILRIVEIPGVDIQADGGPHVRNTNEIGEIIFLRAENKGRNKKRLYYTVKP; encoded by the coding sequence ATGGTTACCGAACTACTTTACCAAAAAGATAGCTACATAAAAGAATTTACAGCAATAGTGCAGAAAGTTGTAGATAATGCTTTAGTTCTTGATAGAACTGCATTTAATCCTCGTAGTGGTGGTCTTGAACATGATACAGGGATTCTGATTAAGAATGGTACTACATATAGAGTAGTTAAGGTGTTGATAGATAAAGAGAGTGGAGATGTTCTTCACTATCTAGAGACTCCAAGCCACGGCATAGAGGTGGGAGATAGAGTTACAGGTGTAATAGATTGGGAGAGAAGATATAAGATAATGAGGATGCATACAGCTGCACATATCCTCTCTGCAATAATGTATAGAGACTATGGTGCATTAATAACTGGAGGAAATATAGATCCTGAAAAAGCATACGATGACTATAGTCTTGAAGAATTCAAACCAGAGATATTCCGTGAAGCCATAGATAAAGCTAATCAGATAGCTAGGAATGGACTTGAGGTTAAGATCTACTGGCTGAAGAGAGAAGAAGCTCTAAAAATACCTGGTATAGTTAAACTTGCCTCAAGAATGCCTCCAGATGTAGAGATACTGAGAATAGTTGAGATACCTGGTGTAGATATACAAGCAGATGGAGGACCTCATGTAAGGAACACAAACGAGATAGGAGAGATAATATTCCTAAGGGCTGAAAATAAGGGTAGAAACAAGAAGAGATTATACTATACAGTAAAGCCATAG